A genomic segment from Hippoglossus stenolepis isolate QCI-W04-F060 chromosome 3, HSTE1.2, whole genome shotgun sequence encodes:
- the LOC118104869 gene encoding Krueppel-like factor 15, whose product MVDNFPASKEVFLPHSGSPPTYWLSDMVTDLGSYQVMPSPLSEDDLSESSSPRSCSSPDSQVLSSSYGSNSSAESQDSILDHLLSQASLGGANSVPAGSVTPIPLSTLLWDSRRDEPSKCEPVKEEHFDFLNWSNVKTEERLVGSFQPTLEEIEEFLEENMDVVTMKQEIREGCSELGVGLEEALGLDVGLEWCREASSDYKVESETKYSDQTVPTSSNTDLATAASSETKATLVNPPHESRTGTKNTPVKKPSSVDSGGMPVVLQIQPLQIKQEPTVAPLAPVAEPPQPPPATDIKIAQLLVNIQGQTFALVPHIVPSPNFHISSKFVRIAPVPIAAKPLGPGGCSASQGSGILVGGQKFQKNPVADLIKMHKCTFPGCTKMYTKSSHLKAHLRRHTGEKPFACNWQGCGWRFSRSDELSRHRRSHSGVKPYQCPVCEKKFARSDHLSKHIKVHRFPRSSRAVRAAN is encoded by the exons ATGGTAGATAACTTCCCAGCGAGCAAGGAGGTTTTTCTTCCTCACAGTGGCTCTCCACCGACCTACTGGCTGTCTGACATGGTGACAGACCTGGGGTCCTACCAGGTGATGCCGTCACCGCTTTCGGAGGACGACCTGAGCGAATCGTCCAGCCCTCGTTCCTGCTCCAGCCCAGACTCCCAAGTGCTCAGCTCAAGCTATGGCAGCAACTCCAGTGCTGAGAGCCAGGATAGCATCCTGGACCACCTGCTGTCCCAAGCCTCTTTAGGAGGTGCCAACAGTGTCCCGGCAGGGTCTGTGACACCTATACCTTTATCCACTTTGCTCTGGGACTCAAGGAGAGATGAGCCCTCCAAATGTGAGCCCGTAAAGGAGGAACATTTTGATTTTCTCAACTGGTCCAATGTGAAGACAGAAGAACGACTTGTAGGGTCCTTTCAGCCCACTCTGGAAGAAATTGAAGAATTCCTGGAGGAGAATATGGATGTGGTGACAATGAAGCAGGAGATCCGAGAGGGTTGCTCAGAGTTGGGAGTGGGACTGGAGGAAGCTCTTGGTCTAGACGTTGGTCTGGAGTGGTGCAGGGAGGCATCCTCTGATTATAAGGTAGAATCAGAGACCAAGTATTCAGACCAAACTGTCCCAACCTCCAGCAACACTGACCTGGCCACTGCTGCCTCCAGTGAGACCAAAGCTACATTAGTTAACCCCCCACATGAATCCAGAACTGGGACCAAGAATACACCAGTCAAGAAACCTTCATCAGTGGACAGTGGTGGAATGCCTGTCGTCCTACAGATTCAGCCCCTTCAAATCAAGCAGGAGCCCACAGTGGCACCTCTTGCCCCAGTAGCAGAGCCACCACAGCCTCCCCCAGCAACAGACATCAAAATTGCACAGTTGCTAGTCAACATCCAAGGTCAGACATTTGCGCTGGTGCCCCACATCGTGCCATCTCCTAACTTTCACATCTCCTCCAAGTTTGTACGCATTGCTCCTGTCCCCATCGCAGCCAAGCCTCTGGGGCCTGGGGGTTGCTCAGCCAGCCAGGGATCAGGGATTCTTGTTGGAGGGCAAAAGTTCCAGAAGAATCCAGTGGCAGATCTGATCAAAATGCACAAATGCACCTTTCCTGGCTGCACCAAGATGTACACCAAGAGTAGCCACCTCAAGGCCCACCTGAGGAGGCACACGGGGGAAAAGCCTTTCGCCTGCAACTGGCAGGGCTGTGGATGGAG gtTTTCACGGTCGGATGAGCTGTCCCGACACCGGCGGTCCCACTCAGGGGTCAAACCCTACCAGTGTCCTGTATGTGAGAAGAAGTTTGCCCGCAGCGACCACCTGTCAAAACACATCAAAGTCCACCGCTTTCCACGAAGCAGTCGGGCAGTTCGCGCAGCAAACTGA